Part of the Pagrus major chromosome 9, Pma_NU_1.0 genome, TATATGCAAGTCAGCTGTTACCGTGAACAGTAAGGTTGTGGTATGACTGCTACTTTATATGGGTTACAAGTAGGCTAATGAAAGTGTGCTTGGTTGAGCGAGAACACTGGAACAGGATTGTATGGTTGACATAATAAGTGACGCTTTATAGAGAGGTGGTTTGTGTGGTCTAATACCCTGATAAAGGGGTACTATTTTTAGCGTGCAGTGTGAATATAAAAATGCAGTAGAATTTGAAAGTGAAGTGAATTTTTGATGTTGCAGCAGGAACTGCATACAGACATCACATGGATGATTAGTTCATGAGTATGATGGCATGTTTGGTTGTTTTGCTCTGTGCAATCTATCAGCGGGGAGAAACAATGGCAGAGACTTTGTATTCCAGGTGTGGTGGGAATGTATGAATTTGAATATTAATTGCAAATGGGTTTAACTCATCACTTTAGTCACAGGAGTTGTTAATAAcgacaacagcaacaacaacaacaatattaataatgtaaGATTTGCATTTGATAAACTTTATTaccatcattattattttattttttatgttattgttgACTTATTATTTTTGACTTGAACAAATCTACTTTTCAAATTTGTTATAAATACTATGCTtgtaaaatttacattttaaaagtaaaaattcattctgatttaataataatataataacaattatactaattttaaagaaaactgacgaaaaaaaaataattttaacatttcaaattaaTCCCGATCAACCAACCTAATTCGACCCAGTTatactgaccaatcagagaggtGCCTTTCTTAGCAAGGTTGTATGAGCGAGAGCGGAAGCCATCCAAATTtgcttcaaagtaaaagtcaatCGTTCCCATTTTGGGTCAAGAGGACAAATTTAAGAAGTGGAAAGTGGTAAAAGTGAAGACTGGCACCGAAACAATGTGAGGTCTTATTAGTTTAGATATACAGTGAAAAAAGAGGTAAACCCGTGCAACACTTTTACATGAAATGGGGCTTTATTTTGGTAACTTCTCCCGGATATGTAGTCCCGACCCCGGCCGAAGCCAGTGTTATTTTACGAGCTCCCTGACTGTCTGCTCCACTCAAAACAGATGACAGCGTTGACCAGAAAAATCAAGGAAAATTGACACTACTACAACAGTGACTCTCGGGGTATAATTTGTAGAGTATAAATGTAGAGTAAGTCGACATTATGGTCATTTGGGGACCGAGAAGTGCTGGCTTTCAGACACACAGGCGACCGTTCAGCTGCTAAATCGCTGGTAATGTATTTTTCACCGCGTACAGCGTCTGATTGTGTTTGATAAACGGATGTGTCAGCATCAGCGCACGGACCCCTCCGCGTTACTGAGCATGTAAACCGCCTGACAGCAGGTTATTTCAGACCTTCGACGACGTAAAACGGCAAATTGCTCACTTGGAGTTGCAGCAATGGCTTCGGCGCTGAGTTGCTTCAGCGGTCCCGAGGTGTTGGAGGACGTGGACCACGCTCGGGGTTTGATGAAAGAGCTGAAATTTCTGTACGACTGCCGGCTGCTCGGGGACGTCACTATCGGGGTCGAGTGTGAAGAGGAGTCGCTGGAGCCCGGCGGAGAGTCGGCCAGAGGTGACATTGACCAACTTTTCCTGTGTAGCCGCAACGTCCTGGCCGCAGCCAGCCCGTACTTCAAAAGCATGTTCACCGGGGGGTTGAACGAGAGCATGCAGGAGAGAGTGGTCATCCGAGGGGTGGACGCTGAGTCCATGTCCGTCATCATCGACTATTGTTACACGGGCAGGGTGACCATCACGGAGAGCAACGTCCAGAGGCTGTACGCAGCGGCCAACATGCTTCAGCTGGAGTACATCAGGAAAGCCTGCTCTGGGTTCATGTCAAGGAGGCTGGACCTCTCCAACTGTGTGGGCATACTGAAGTTTGCAGACACTTATGACAATCCTGAATTGAAGGAGAATGCACAAGCTTTCATAGCTAAGAACTTCAACCAGGTGTGTAATGGAGGAGAGCTGTGCGAGCTGGATTTGAAGCAGCTGAAGGAGTTGCTGTCCCTCAACACTCTGGACGTGGACTGTGAAAGGAAGGTGTGCTCAGCTGCTTTGCAGTGGATAGAGGCCAATGCACCGCAGAAAAGAGAGGATGCACTGCAGGCACTGACGTGTGTGCGCTGGAACCTGTTTGCAGAGAAGGACAAGTGTTACCTGGAGGGCCTCATGGCGAGACCTTTAATTGAGAAATACCTTGCATCTTTCTTCCACAGGTCCGCCGAGGACAGCTGTGAAATGTCTGCAACTCTGGACGCACCAAAACACAGAATAGGTGTGAGTGCAAAAGAGATGATTCTCTTCTTCGGTCTACCCAACGATAACATAATGTGCTGCGACCCTTACTCAGAGGACTTGTATTTCATGGCTCCTCCTTTACAAGACCTGAGCAGTCAGGATTATAAACGGTCCACCATGGAGTCCTTAATCGCCTGTGCTTCACCTGAAAACAACTTGTTCCTAGCCTCCCACCTCTCTAAACACTTCTGGCTGTACAACCCTGTGCTCAACAGCTGGCAGGAGCTGGCAGAGAGACCACTGGGGAGGATACACTCTGGGATGGGCTATCTCAATGGCCATGTGTACCTCCTGGGTGGCAGAAATCCAGTGACAGACGCCCGACTGAAGGAGGTTGAGTGTTACAGCGTCCAGAGGAACCAGTGGACGTTTGTGGCTCCTCTGCCTCATTCTTTGGGTAAAATGCAGGTGGTGGCACTAAATGACCATTTGTATGTGGTGAATAAAAGGAGAATGCTTTGCTACGATCCCAAGAGGAACCGCTGGCGCCACTGTGGCTCACTGAGAAGGGACAAGCTTCACAAGGCCTGCGTGTTTCAGGACCagatcatctgtgtgtgtgacatccCTGTGGTGAAAGCCTACAGCCCCACCAGGGGGGAATGGAAGAGGTTGGGTGACATTCCCATTGACAGCCGTGCTCTAAATTACCAGGTGATCCAGCATAACAACAAGTTGCTCCTCCTCACTCAGACTTTACTGcagcacaacaaaaacagggTCCTTATCCATGAATACGACCCAGCCAGGGACACCTGGAAGAATGTCATGGCTGTGTATGTGTCCACCTTTGGGCCCGTGTATGTTTCAACACGCGTGTACCCTGCATGCCTGGGCTCTGCACACAGCTTCTCTACAGAGGAGGACGACGACAGCGGCTCAAGTGCCGACTGGGACTTTGATGGGTTAACAGACGCAGACTCAGACTCTGGCAGCTCAAGCTCATTCTCAGACGAGAACTGGTGATGGAAATGTGTCATTGTGTCAAAGAAAAGTTTAACTTATTTATAATGAAATGGGTTTTAACAGGGTTCTGTCTGCCAGGAGAGGTCACAGATCCAGGTTCAGTTTCGTATTAAAGCCAGTCATTTACAGTAGAAGCCATCACAATCTGGCTATAGACCCTTTccatggcagacattttgactcgCCAAAGCagggaaaagcacaggtggaattaATGttggctgcattccatttagctcattaatgttattggtcacacctgtgcttttccttctttgacaagtcaaaatgtctgccgtgatAAGGGTCTATTGTTTGAGAGACGAGGGCTTTGTTCTTCAATTTGTATCACGTCCTGACAGTCTGATGTCGGAGAGAGTCTTGTTTACACAATTACTCAAGACAAATATATGATGGAACCATAAATGTGCAGCAGTAGGTGCCCCTGTAGAGCGGATGATCTGCCTTCATAATTTAGCACATCATTAAGGGAGGGTACTCCAGAGATGTAGCATGACACCTCAATGTAATTTGGGGAACTGGTGAGAGGCAGATTAACAAAGATGAAAATTGATGCTTTAAATGCTTTAGAAACACATAATCCTACAGTTCCCAGAATGCACTGGTTTCCAAACTGAGGACGGATGCACAAGACCAGAGGGAAAATGCAGAATGAGACTTCAGCCCATAGCACCAACAATTTAGACTTGAAACACAGGTGTTCCTCATACGATAATTAATTGCTGGAACTGAGCCATCTTTAATGTTATTACTTCcatctgtgcttttcctgctgtgacaagtTGAAATGTCTGCTGGGAAAAAGGGTCTGTGAATTTAATTAATAAGGCTATCAAGATCCATGTAGAAagcaaaatgacatttaaaatacaagATTAAAGGACTTCTGACAgggtggaaaagaaaaaactggtGATGCTCGTCCAGCGAACACATTGATCGAAGCCAAAATGCAAAGATGCCCATTCTTACTCTTGAGTTCACCGTCTATAGACAAGGTATTTTTCAATCCTAGTCCCATGGcccccctgccctgcatgtttaaGATGTctccctgccccaacacacctgattcaaatgaacgggttgttatcaggcttcagctgAATTTGttgacgagctgatcatttgaatctgGTGTGTTGGAgaagggaaacatctaaaacatgcagggcaggaggCCCCCAGGAATAGGATTGGAAACACACTGATATAGCAGAAGAGCTTTGTGTCTTTTAACGTCTCAGTTAGCTACATTTTCCAGATTCTTAGGGAGGCATAACAAAACCACTTCCATAATGCAacttattgcttttttttgtcagaacTTTCCTTCTTGGTAAACACCCACATTGTTTCCACTCCTGGTTTGCAAAGCAGCAGGAATTTCTCTATACTTGACAATGCTCTTCCAGAGCTCCAAACGACATAATAGGTAAAACTTTGCACTCCAGCTGACTAGTACATTGACTGTGACATGTTTAATTGGTGCAAGGCCCCTTTAATGCTTGTGTAAGATTAAGAGTTTTGTGACAGAAATATTTGCTCATATCGTTTTATTTAGCTTGAATAGAATAGCACACCTGCTTATGATTGGTATTAAATCATGACTGACTCTCGGGACGTCAGGCAGCTCAAGTGCCTCATGTTTATGACAAACAACTGGTCATTTACAGGGCTTAAAAATGGCTGTCCTCTTTTCTGTTGTCGGTGCACACAAAGACGTCACACGCTGCCGGTGTTGTGAAAACTACAGTATGAAAAGTAGAAGCCAATGCACTGTACGCTCACTCAGGTTTAGGCTTCAGCCTGTATGCCATGATTgacttgattgattttttttttttttgatgtagTGAAATAAGGCGGTTTTGGTGACAAATGATAAATTTTatgaaatttattttattgagtgtatgtgtgtgttttcttatctatattttttttgtaacttaacatttattttacaattagGAATCAAAATTCAAGTGTTTTAAGTATTTTTGGTCCTGATGAATTGTTTTAGTTGAAGGACATTTTGTCtgcatgtataaaaaaaaactgtttggaAGCCATTGTCCTCCCCAGCCACCCCATACACTCAGTTACCAGTTTGTTAGCTttatggaaacacatttttaatttgtaacattttttCAGTATACAATGCAATAACTCTGTACAGCTTCCAAAATGAAGCTGTATGAAAACATCTGTAAAGGTTTCAACAAACGCTGAACATTAAAACCTTTGTGAATGTAGTTTACTACAAGGCTGTTGAATGGGATTGGATTAGCTTTAGCTAAGTGTAGCGACCTAATAAACTGGTAAATGAGTGTAGCTCCTGCTGCTATCTGTCTTTATGATGGATAGAAGTGATATActaacttgtgtgtgtgtgtgcgtgtgtgagaagGTGAGGAGTGATTGGCTGTGCTAACACTCATGATGTGGATTATAAAGCTGTTGTGGTGTATGTGTCAAATAAACATCTGCATCTGATGTAGAGGAGCATTTGTgtggttgtttgttgttttcagtaAGTGCACTTAGCACATGAGGTAGAAACCATTTTATACAGTTGATGGTGCCCAATACAAGATTCTGAGGTGCTGATAAGACGGTGTTTATATTGTCACTGCATGTTGAAACTGAAGGATACAGGGGAGGAATGAAGATGAGAGCATCTGTGAATATTGAGAGCTTAATGAGGTGTACTGTATATGGTCTTTATTTCAGGTTTTGCAACAAGCACTGTTTTTAAAGGGTAACCCCctattttttctcattaaagtgtgtttacaggtcttggggagtgtTACTGCATATATGgtaaaagtagtataaagcctttttgtagctccagaggaagctgcatgtgatctgataaaaTGCCTGTAGCggtgtcactcagtggctaagttgcattgtgggtaatgtagcatcgggttttgaaaaggaagaggaatgcAGGGAATAAAAATGGTGATATCGCTGGTTTTACggtatcaattttgatcttttttttaaactgtccataggAGAGCAAAGCTCGcccagtggactgcttttcaaaacgtggcacctacattacccacaatgcagtgcaATTTGGAGTTACCCTTTAGAAGTTCGAATAGCACTTTTGGATTTGATAAGAATTGGGGCATTTTCTTCCTGTATTATTTCCACAGCTCTGAATAGGAGGGGGAAAATAGCCTGTGATAGACTTAAAAAAGGCTAATAGTTTATGTGCATATATGATGTATTTATGTGCTGAGTCTGACATAAGTCTACAGTGTGTTAGCTGAGACAAATTGGCACATAAATATAgattctgtttttgttaatgtttgtttatatttgtatattatgtatatattgAAGTTATGTGAGGCTGTGTGCATACATCTATTTAATTCCCATTGTTGGATATCTGCTGGATGCATATGTGTATGAGGTGGATATATTGTGCTGTTTGAGGGCGGGTATGCATattgtgtgggtttttttttgttgattaatGTGTCTTAATTATCCCATAACTTGCATGTAAATGAACAGACAcaataaacatttattgatttattcatttcaaataattaaaacataataataaatacagtaaagaTAATGCATTTTTTAGGCCATTATTTCAAGAACCCGTTACTTTGTATTGTTTAGTGGACTTATTCATGTAAAGAGGTGTAGAAACCAAAATATATATGTTGGTTATTGAAGAATGTcccaaataaaacagaagaattagaaacataatgtagaaatgtGGCTGCAATGGTAAATAACGGTGACGCTGTCTCATCCGTGACACATTTTCCACCGACACCCATTGGTCTCTCAAGTTCTCGCGATGTTTCGGCGCCGCTCACATCTAGACCGCGAGAAGATGAGCGATGGCAATAGAAAACAAACCTGGGGACGAATTTGACACCGTTTTCAGTCAAAATGACTCTTTAGAGCTCGCGTCGCACCGCGATTATGAGCCTGCACAGGCTCGCATCTTCAAGTTAATCGTCATTGGAGATTCAAACGTGGGGAAGACGTGTTTGACTTACAGATTCTGCGGGGGAACTTTCCTGAAAAACCCGGAGGCAACGATCGGGGTCGATTTCAGAGAGAGGACGCTGGATCTCGATGGGGAGATCATCAAGGTGAGAGGACACCtatgttttaatgcttttaatgtgacaCACGCACCTCGGTTTCCTGCTAGATTAACGAGGCCGTGTGTCTGAGCTGCGGCTCATTAGTGGACACAGAGGAGAGGCTGACCTGGAGCCTGTTGTCTGACTTCTGTGCGAGGTGATGGCACCGCTACAACAGACAGGCCTACCTCTTTAAAATGACCAGCTGCAGGGCtacacaccatcacaccatGAGATCATCACTTCATATAGTAGACAGACATTAAGCGCCTAGAAGAGGAGGTGGCCTGTACAGCAAAAGGGGAAcacatgttattttttttttttttttttatacacaaTACCCACAAACAAGCTTTataacagcagacattttgacttgtcacagATGGGAAACCACAGTGTGACAGTAAGCCAGCATGCACACAGTACCAGGACCCTGAACCTGATGCTACTAAATGGAATCCAGCCATTATTAATGAAAATGAGTTGCACCTGTGCCTAACACTGTGATCTATATTGGAAAAATGcacttctctctgtctccaagGCTCCAGTGATACTCATActaaaagaccaaaaccatcAAGGAATCTGTCCAATAAGTATTGTCTATGCATATCTTATTCCTCATTGAGCCTTTACaaggtgacatgttccttcaacACTACACAGAGTCAATCCCACCATATGTCCTCAATAATGCACCACAATTGTAATTATCTTTTCACGATTCAAGATCATTAAACAACCAGAATTGTACAACAAAATGATCAAGGACTTTTCTTTATTCTGCTCAAATAAACAAGTTTTATAAATGGATGATTTGGATCCCAACAAATGCACCATgtactcctgtttgagtaatgtttgctAAAAACAACATTgctcagcttttttttttagaaaattagACAGTCTTTTGCAGAAATGAAGCTCTGCGTTTGTGATTGATTACTTAAGACTTTGTCCCACCTcccatcccaaagtgtcagtatttgacgagttgggaatgggactcaaaaataaacttttcttacaaataggaccttttaAAGATCCCCACCATACATGCACAATAACACATCCAAAATGTACTCTCTATGTACTGTCTGCAGGGAAAAAATGTAGAACTACCACTTAAAACTTCTTCTTCCTCATAAAAACAATCtataatatatgaatatgcagttatttttcattttacaagtTTACCTACTGGACAAAATGTCTCCTACTTCTCTGTTAAGTCCATTCTCAGGGTATGTGAACTGGAGACTTCAAGTtcccacatcacacttgtgtgtgctgtatattggACTGTGTTTGGCTTACAAGCTAtttatgatgtcacaaatcatgctcgtaggcccggcctcttaaaatcagattttgtgaTCATTCAGcgatgaatgtaaaaaaaagtctagtgtcaaactctgcacatacatcattctacacagtgacgctcaaacattcaactgtaggaacaagaagacaaacacactTCTGGCTGAAGGGGGactttaaatattatttagtCATATCAGTATCTATTTCTGCTGTGTCAGTTGCAGATCTGGGACACGGCCGGTCAGGAGCGCTTCAGGAAGAGCATGGTGGAGCACTACTACCGCAGCGTCCATGCGGTCATCTTCGTGTACGACGTGACCAGCCTCTCCTCCTTCGAGAGCATCCCCGAGTGGATTGAGGAGTGCCGCCGACACTCTGTGGGGCCCATGGTGCCGCGCATCATGGTGGGCAACAAGTGTGACCTGAGGGACCGCCGGGAGGTCCCCACCTCAACTGCACAGCGTCTTGCTGACAGCTACAACTTCCCACTGTTTGAGACTTCAGCCAAAGACCCTGCTGAGAGGGACAATGTTGATGCTATCTTTCTGACTCTGGCTTATAGACTCAAGAGCCACAAACCCATGAGACTGAAGCAGCTGAGCGAGAGCAGGCAGCTGTGGGACCAGAGAGAGCGGGAAGCAGGAACTTGTGAATGCTGAGGTCACCTCCGTCCTATATGAATGTACTCGGAG contains:
- the LOC141002341 gene encoding ras-related protein Rab-33B isoform X2, with the translated sequence MAIENKPGDEFDTVFSQNDSLELASHRDYEPAQARIFKLIVIGDSNVGKTCLTYRFCGGTFLKNPEATIGVDFRERTLDLDGEIIKIWDTAGQERFRKSMVEHYYRSVHAVIFVYDVTSLSSFESIPEWIEECRRHSVGPMVPRIMVGNKCDLRDRREVPTSTAQRLADSYNFPLFETSAKDPAERDNVDAIFLTLAYRLKSHKPMRLKQLSESRQLWDQREREAGTCEC
- the LOC141002341 gene encoding ras-related protein Rab-33B isoform X1, with the protein product MAIENKPGDEFDTVFSQNDSLELASHRDYEPAQARIFKLIVIGDSNVGKTCLTYRFCGGTFLKNPEATIGVDFRERTLDLDGEIIKLQIWDTAGQERFRKSMVEHYYRSVHAVIFVYDVTSLSSFESIPEWIEECRRHSVGPMVPRIMVGNKCDLRDRREVPTSTAQRLADSYNFPLFETSAKDPAERDNVDAIFLTLAYRLKSHKPMRLKQLSESRQLWDQREREAGTCEC
- the kbtbd7 gene encoding kelch repeat and BTB domain-containing protein 7, whose product is MASALSCFSGPEVLEDVDHARGLMKELKFLYDCRLLGDVTIGVECEEESLEPGGESARGDIDQLFLCSRNVLAAASPYFKSMFTGGLNESMQERVVIRGVDAESMSVIIDYCYTGRVTITESNVQRLYAAANMLQLEYIRKACSGFMSRRLDLSNCVGILKFADTYDNPELKENAQAFIAKNFNQVCNGGELCELDLKQLKELLSLNTLDVDCERKVCSAALQWIEANAPQKREDALQALTCVRWNLFAEKDKCYLEGLMARPLIEKYLASFFHRSAEDSCEMSATLDAPKHRIGVSAKEMILFFGLPNDNIMCCDPYSEDLYFMAPPLQDLSSQDYKRSTMESLIACASPENNLFLASHLSKHFWLYNPVLNSWQELAERPLGRIHSGMGYLNGHVYLLGGRNPVTDARLKEVECYSVQRNQWTFVAPLPHSLGKMQVVALNDHLYVVNKRRMLCYDPKRNRWRHCGSLRRDKLHKACVFQDQIICVCDIPVVKAYSPTRGEWKRLGDIPIDSRALNYQVIQHNNKLLLLTQTLLQHNKNRVLIHEYDPARDTWKNVMAVYVSTFGPVYVSTRVYPACLGSAHSFSTEEDDDSGSSADWDFDGLTDADSDSGSSSSFSDENW